One window from the genome of Saccharomyces mikatae IFO 1815 strain IFO1815 genome assembly, chromosome: 2 encodes:
- the MSI1 gene encoding Msi1p (similar to Saccharomyces cerevisiae MSI1 (YBR195C); ancestral locus Anc_8.548), protein MNHCTNDTANEASNIPPNLQERYSHWKKNTKLLYEYLNTNSTKWPSLTCQFFPDLDTTLDEHRILLSSFTSSQKPEDESIYISKISTLGHIKWSSLNNFDMDEMEFKPENSTRYPPKHLVNDISIFFPNGECNRARYLPQNPDIIAGASSDGAIYIFDRTKHGSTRIRQSKISHPFEAKLFGSHGVIQDVETMDASSADINEATSIAWNLQQEALLLSSHSNGQVQVWDIKQYSHENPIIDLPLVSINSDGSGVNDVTWMPTHDSLFAACTEGNTVSLLDLRTKKEKLKSNCRSHNGGVNSCKFNYRNSLILASADSNGKLNLWDIRNMNDCPLTTMEHGGSVSTLEWSPNFDTVLATAGQEDGLVKLWDTSREENIFTHGGHMLGVNDISWDAHDPWLMCSVANDNSVHIWKPAVNLVGYS, encoded by the coding sequence ATGAATCATTGCACTAATGACACAGCTAATGAAGCCTCCAATATCCCTCCCAATTTGCAAGAGAGATACTCgcattggaagaaaaacacTAAACTACTCTATGAATACCTCAACACAAATTCCACCAAGTGGCCGTCCTTAACGTGCCAGTTTTTTCCTGATTTAGATACAACTTTGGATGAGCATCGCATCTTGTTGTCCTCTTTCACATCTTCCCAAAAACCTGAGGATGAATCCATATATATTAGCAAGATATCCACGTTGGGCCATATAAAATGGTcatctttgaataatttcGATATGGATGAAATGGAATTTAAACCAGAAAACTCAACAAGGTATCCACCAAAACACCTAGTAAATGACAttagcattttctttccaaatgGAGAGTGCAATAGAGCAAGGTATTTACCCCAAAATCCAGATATTATAGCCGGCGCCTCTTCAGATGGTGCGATCTACATATTCGACAGAACAAAACATGGCTCTACTAGAATTAGGCAGTCCAAAATATCACATCCTTTTGAGGCCAAGTTATTCGGTTCCCATGGTGTTATTCAAGATGTAGAGACCATGGATGCTTCCTCGGCTGATATAAATGAAGCCACCTCAATTGCCTGGAACTTACAACAAGAGGCACTTTTACTGTCTTCCCATTCTAACGGTCAAGTCCAGGTGTGGGACATTAAACAATACTCGCATGAAAACCCTATAATAGATTTACCCTTGGTATCGATAAACAGCGATGGAAGCGGCGTGAATGATGTTACTTGGATGCCGACACATGATTCCCTCTTTGCTGCTTGCACAGAAGGAAATACAGTCTCTCTATTGGATCTAAGAACtaagaaagagaaactgAAGAGTAACTGTAGAAGCCATAACGGTGGTGTAAATTCTTGTAAATTTAACTACAGAAACTCTTTAATCTTAGCATCCGCAGATTCAAATGGTAAGCTAAATCTATGGGATATCAGAAACATGAATGACTGTCCACTAACTACCATGGAACATGGTGGTTCCGTTTCCACTTTAGAATGGAGTCCAAACTTCGATACCGTATTAGCAACAGCCGGTCAAGAAGATGGCTTAGTTAAACTATGGGACACTTCCCGCGAAGAGAATATATTTACGCATGGTGGTCATATGCTTGGTGTGAATGACATCTCGTGGGATGCTCATGACCCCTGGTTAATGTGCAGTGTCGCAAATGATAACTCAGTCCATATATGGAAACCTGCAGTAAATCTGGTGGGATATTCATGA
- the RPL21A gene encoding 60S ribosomal protein eL21 (similar to Saccharomyces cerevisiae RPL21A (YBR191W) and RPL21B (YPL079W); ancestral locus Anc_8.553) — translation MGKSHGYRSRTRYMFQRDFRKHGAVHLSTYLKIYKVGDIVDIKANGSIQKGMPHKFYQGKTGVVYNVTKSSVGVIINKMVGNRYLEKRLNLRVEHIKHSKCRQEFLERVKANAAKRAEAKAQGVAVQLKRQPAQPRESRIVSTEGNVPQTLAPVPYETFI, via the exons ATGGGTAAATC ACACGGTTACAGATCTCGTACTCGTTACATGTTCCAACGTGACTTCAGAAAGCATGGTGCCGTCCATCTTTCTACTTACTTGAAGATCTACAAGGTTGGTGACATTGTCGACATCAAAGCCAACGGTTCTATCCAAAAGGGTATGCCACACAAGTTTTACCAAGGTAAGACTGGTGTTGTCTACAACGTTACTAAGTCTTCTGTTGGtgttatcatcaacaagATGGTCGGTAACAGATATCTAGAAAAAAGATTGAACTTGAGAGTTGAACATATCAAGCACTCCAAGTGTAGAcaagaatttttggaaagagTCAAGGCCAATGCTGCTAAGCGTGCTGAAGCTAAGGCCCAAGGTGTTGCTGTCCAATTGAAGAGACAACCAGCTCAACCAAGAGAATCCCGTATTGTCTCCACTGAAGGCAATGTTCCTCAAACTTTGGCTCCAGTTCCATACGAAACTTTCATCTAA
- the SMKI02G3060 gene encoding uncharacterized protein (similar to Saccharomyces cerevisiae YBR197C and YPL077C; ancestral locus Anc_8.546), giving the protein MMKEKTVPKFQTKVNDTCSNDRRESNNGEESLPLGQLEAKRQKGREKSHPDSTATGKGNSNTLPIKNLSMPLVSNPLTVSVSKGNTAYERSVNGSRITMHSNLVPTETQDVSWSEIDTLDDVKKMAKEPIINDGFPTDFEDSLTKMRRSHAQLLRLMRERNQRLKCVKPVLSAMLRNPSQKCQHDASMDQGREPQPELDDPEITLDGENYVSQIVDTIKGLHR; this is encoded by the coding sequence AtgatgaaagagaaaacagTGCCGAAATTTCAGACAAAAGTGAACGACACATGTTCGAATGACAGACGGGAATCTAATAACGGAGAAGAAAGCCTTCCGCTGGGACAATTAGAAGCAAAACGTCAGAAgggaagagaaaaaagtcACCCAGACTCCACTGCTACTGGGAAGGGCAATTCTAACACGCTGCCAATCAAAAACTTGAGCATGCCTCTAGTAAGTAACCCATTAACAGTCAGTGTCAGCAAAGGTAACACTGCGTACGAAAGAAGTGTGAACGGTAGCCGTATAACAATGCACTCAAACCTGGTACCTACTGAGACTCAGGACGTGTCGTGGTCTGAAATCGATACACTAGATGACGTGAAGAAGATGGCAAAAGAACCTATCATCAACGACGGGTTTCCAACAGATTTTGAGGATAGCCTCACAAAAATGCGTCGCTCGCACGCTCAGTTGCTACGCTTAATgagagaaagaaatcaGCGGCTAAAGTGTGTCAAACCCGTCCTTTCCGCGATGTTGAGGAACCCTTCTCAAAAATGTCAACATGATGCTTCAATGGATCAGGGACGAGAACCACAACCGGAGTTGGATGACCCGGAAATCACACTTGACGGGGAGAATTACGTAAGCCAGATTGTTGATACCATCAAGGGCCTTCACCGTTGA
- the PCH2 gene encoding Pch2p (similar to Saccharomyces cerevisiae PCH2 (YBR186W); ancestral locus Anc_8.558) gives MKYIVDLQVRGSSLHIIRCMFKEEEQSSSLQSGFDPKQGSNEKLGEFLNLLKAVVKRKLESFPKCRLKNSIITGEELMREGQGSIEIRDPPTEAQQHLIRSLAKVLLHQFSSISATARTVNEGQDNLFLSLFVKKISIETMSASYVPIKLNFYEKKNLDQHIDYILDSEEIQDLKTYQESAPDEFMIYPFCCLEENKGLKSGNILTTEFDKIDLEFDEDDSLEGETLNTCLNPHGNFDIPLAKQTLNLVNMSLLPATSLEGQWEALYFGDNIKERLYSYATISLKIARFKETGNLNQQDSKTLITNNKLLLVHGPPGTGKTTLCKALCQKLSVRREFSDNFGTIDTSYKGIMIELSCSRIFSKWFGESSKNISIIFQDIEELLKVNEKNGIFICLLIDEVEAIASSRTNLSNRNESTDGIRVVNTLLTQLDRLKKYHNFLTLATSNLLDSLDDAFVDRADGVFYIGNPTAEGILQILRVCIEEMISLGIVSFHAVSSGVSFFEKYQMSLQKIAVKCSTLNISGRTTRKLSLICLSEYFRTFPVEADVFIAALAMSARKLRGTHK, from the exons ATGAAGTACATCGTTGATCTACAAGTACGGGGATCATCTTTGCATATTATAAGATGTATGTTCAAGGAAGAAGAGCAAAGTTCTTCTCTACAATCTGGTTTCGACCCTAAACAAGGTAGCAACGAAAAGTTGGGGGAATTCTTAAATTTATTAAAGGCAGTTGTCAAAAGAAAGCTGGAAAGCTTCCCAAAATGTCGCCTAAAGAATTCGATTATAACAGGCGAAGAGCTAATGAGAGAAGGGCAAGGAAGCATTGAGATTAGGGATCCACCAACTGAGGCACAGCAGCATTTAATTAGAAGCTTAGCAAAAGTTTTGTTGCACCAGTTTTCAAGTATAAGCGCTACTGCAAGGACGGTTAATGAAGGACAAGATAATTTGTTTCTATCTTTGTTTGTTAAGAAAATTTCTATAGAGACAATGTCAGCATCTTATGTCCCCATTAAATTAAACTTTtatgagaagaaaaatttggacCAGCATATAGATTATATTTTGGACTCTGAAGAAATTCAGGACTTAAAGACATATCAAGAGTCAGCACCCGATGAATTTATGATATATCCTTTTTGCTGCCTGGAAGAGAATAAAGGATTGAAAAGTGGTAACATTTTGACTACAGAATTCGATAAGATTGACTTAGAAttcgatgaagatgacagTCTTGAAGGAGAAACTTTAAACACTTGCCTCAATCCACATGGAAATTTTGACATCCCACTGGCTAAACAAACACTAAATCTCGTGAACATGTCTCTCCTTCCGGCTACAAGTTTGGAAGGACAATGGGAAGCGTTGTATTTTGGTGATAATATTAAAGAGAGACTTTATAGCTACGCAACCATCTCTCTCAAAATAGCAAGGTTCAAAGAAACTGGGAACTTAAATCAGCAGGATAGTAAAACGTTGATAACAAATAACAAATTGCTCCTTGTCCATGGCCCTCCAGGAACAGGTAAAACAACCTTATGTAAAGCCCTTTGTCAAAAACTATCTGTCAGACGGGAATTCTCTGACAATTTTGGTACCATCGATACAAGTTATAAGGGAATAATGATAGAATTGTCTTGTTCACGCATTTTTTCCAAGTGGTTTGGGgaatcatcaaaaaatatatctataATATTCCAAGACATCGAGGAACTTTTAAAggttaatgaaaagaacGGAATTTTTATATGTCTTTTGATAGATGAGGTTGAAGCAATAGCAAGCTCGAGGACTAATTTGTCAAATAGGAATGAATCAACAGATGGCATTCGTGTAGTGAATACTTTGCTTACTCAACTTGAcagattgaaaaaataccataattttttgacaCTAGCCACATCCAATTTGTTAGATTCTTTAGATGACGCCTTTGTTGATCGTGCGGATGGAGTATTCTATATTGGAAATCCAACGGCAGAGGGTATTCTTCAGATTCTAAGAGTTTGTATAGAAGAGATGATATCTTTGGGtatagtttcttttcatgCGGTATCATCTGGAGTCTCTTTTTTCGAGAAATATCAAATGAGTTTGCAAAAGATTGCAGTCAAGTGCTCA ACCCTAAATATTAGCGGCAGgacaacaagaaaattatcTTTAATATGCCTTTCTGAGTATTTCCGGACATTTCCTGTGGAAGCGGATGTGTTTATTGCAGCGTTAGCAATGTCAGCACGAAAACTTCGCGGTACTCATAAATGA
- the RPS9B gene encoding 40S ribosomal protein uS4 (similar to Saccharomyces cerevisiae RPS9B (YBR189W) and RPS9A (YPL081W); ancestral locus Anc_8.554), whose translation MPRAPRTYSKTYSTPKRPYESSRLDAELKLAGEFGLKNKKEIYRISFQLSKIRRAARDLLTRDEKDPKRLFEGNALIRRLVRVGVLSEDKKKLDYVLALKVEDFLERRLQTQVYKLGLAKSVHHARVLITQRHIAVGKQIVNIPSFMVRLDSEKHIDFAPTSPFGGARPGRVARRNAARKAESSGEAAEEAEDEE comes from the exons ATGCCAA gAGCTCCAAGAACTTACTCTAAGACTTACTCTACCCCAAAGAGACCTTATGAATCTTCTCGTTTGGACGCTGAATTGAAGTTGGCCGGTGAATTCGGtttgaagaacaagaaagaaatctacagaatttctttccaacTATCTAAGATTCGTCGTGCTGCCAGAGATTTGTTGACCAGAGACGAAAAGGACCCAAAGAGATTGTTTGAAGGTAACGCCTTGATCAGAAGATTGGTTAGAGTTGGTGTCTTGTCCGAagacaagaagaagttAGATTATGTTTTAGCTTTGAAGGTCGAAGATTTCTTGGAAAGAAGATTGCAAACTCAAGTTTACAAGTTGGGTTTGGCCAAGTCCGTTCACCACGCTAGAGTTTTGATTACTCAAAGACACATCGCTGTCGGTAAGCAAATTGTCAACATCCCATCCTTTATGGTCAGATTGGACTCTGAGAAGCACATTGACTTTGCTCCAACTTCTCCATTCGGTGGTGCCAGACCAGGTAGAGTTGCCAGAAGAAACGCTGCCAGAAAGGCTGAATCTTCCGGTGAAGCTGCTGAGGAAGctgaagacgaagaatAA
- the RIM2 gene encoding Rim2p (similar to Saccharomyces cerevisiae RIM2 (YBR192W); ancestral locus Anc_8.552), which produces MPKKSIEEWEEDAIESVPYLASDEKGSNYKEATQNPLTSKQSEIENHPTVKPWVHFVAGGIGGMAGAVVTCPFDLVKTRLQSDIFLKAYKSQAANISKVSTRPKSINYVIQAGTHFKETLGIIGNVYKQEGFRSLFKGLGPNLVGVIPARSINFFTYGTTKDMYAKAFNNGEETPMIHLMAAATAGWATATATNPIWLIKTRVQLDKAGRTSVRQYKNSWDCLKSVIRNEGFTGLYKGLSASYLGSVEGILQWLLYEQMKRLIKERSIEKFGYQAEGAKSRSEKVKEWCQRSGSAGLAKFVASIATYPHEVVRTRLRQTPKENGKRKYTGLIQSFKVIIKEEGLFSMYSGLTPHLMRTVPNSIIMFGTWEIVIRLLS; this is translated from the coding sequence ATGCCTAAAAAATCTATTGAGGAATGGGAAGAGGATGCCATTGAATCAGTTCCTTATTTGGCAAGTGATGAAAAAGGTTCCAATTATAAAGAAGCAACACAAAATCCATTAACTTCGAAACAAtctgaaattgaaaatcatCCAACAGTAAAACCATGGGTACATTTTGTTGCAGGTGGTATTGGAGGTATGGCAGGTGCAGTTGTGACATGCCCTTTCGATCTGGTGAAGACTCGATTGCAAAGTgacatatttttgaaagcgTACAAATCGCAGGCTGCTAATATCAGTAAAGTATCTACTCGTCCGAAAAGTATCAATTATGTCATTCAAGCCGGCACCCACTTCAAAGAAACACTAGGAATTATTGGCAATGTGTATAAACAAGAGGGGTTTAGAAGTTTGTTCAAGGGTTTGGGTCCTAATCTGGTTGGGGTTATCCCAGCAAGAAgtatcaatttcttcacctATGGGACTACTAAAGATATGTATGCTAAAGCATTTAATAATGGCGAAGAAACACCGATGATTCATTTAATGGCTGCTGCAACCGCAGGTTGGGCAACGGCAACGGCGACCAATCCTATCTGGTTAATTAAAACAAGAGTTCAACTTGATAAGGCGGGAAGAACATCAGTTCGGCAGTATAAAAATTCTTGGGATTGTCTGAAAAGTGTCATAAGAAATGAGGGTTTCACCGGCTTGTACAAAGGTTTAAGTGCCTCCTATTTAGGTTCTGTTGAAGGTATACTTCAATGGCTATTATATGAACAAATGAAACGTTTGATAAAGGAAAGATCTATTGAAAAGTTTGGATACCAAGCAGAAGGTGCAAAAAGCAGGTCAGAAAAAGTTAAGGAATGGTGCCAAAGATCCGGAAGCGCGGGCCTTGCAAAGTTTGTAGCTAGTATAGCAACATATCCACATGAAGTTGTCAGGACAAGACTAAGACAAACCCCTAAGGAGAATGGTAAGCGAAAGTATACAGGATTGATACAGAGTTTTAAAGTTATAATTAAAGAAGAGGGCCTCTTTTCAATGTATAGCGGACTAACCCCACACTTAATGAGAACAGTTCCGAATAGTATCATCATGTTCGGTACATGGGAGATTGTTATAAGGCTACTATCATAA
- the PGI1 gene encoding glucose-6-phosphate isomerase (similar to Saccharomyces cerevisiae PGI1 (YBR196C); ancestral locus Anc_8.547) — protein MSNNSFTNFKLATELPAWSKLQKIYESQGKTLSVKQEFQKDAKRFEKLNKTFTNYDGSKILFDYSKNLVNDEIIAALIELAKEANVTGLRDAMFKGEHINSTEDRAVYHVALRNRANKPMYVDGVNVAPEVDSVLKHMKEFSEQVRSGEWKGYTGKKITDVVNIGIGGSDLGPVMVTEALKHYAGVLDVHFVSNIDGTHIAETLKVVDPETTLFLIASKTFTTAETITNANTAKNWFLSKTGNEPSHIAKHFAALSTNETEVAKFGIDTKNMFGFDSWVGGRYSVWSAIGLSVALYIGYENFEAFLKGAEAVDNHFTQTPLEDNIPLLGGLLSVWYNNFFGAQTHLVAPFDQYLHRFPAYLQQLSMESNGKSVTRGNVFTDYSTGSILFGEPATNAQHSFFQLVHQGTKLIPSDFILAAQSHNPIENKLHQKMLASNFFAQAEALMVGKDEEQVKAEGATGGLVPHKVFSGNRPTTSILAQKITPATLGALIAYYEHVTFTEGAIWNINSFDQWGVELGKVLAKVIGKELDNSSAISTHDASTNGLINQFKEWM, from the coding sequence ATGTCCAATAACTCTTTCACTAACTTCAAATTGGCCACTGAATTACCAGCCTGGTCTaaattgcaaaaaatttacGAATCCCAAGGTAAAACTTTGTCTGTTAAGCAAGAGTTCCAAAAGGATGCAAAGCGTTTcgaaaaattgaacaaaacCTTCACTAACTATGATGGTTCCAAGATTTTGTTCGATTACTCAAAGAACTTGGTCAACGATGAAATCATTGCTGCCTTGATCGAATTGGCCAAGGAAGCAAACGTCACCGGGTTGAGAGATGCTATGTTCAAAGGTGAACACATCAACTCCACCGAAGACCGTGCTGTCTACCACGTTGCATTGAGAAACAGAGCTAACAAGCCAATGTACGTTGACGGTGTTAACGTCGCTCCAGAGGTCGACTCCGTGTTGAAGCACATGAAGGAATTCTCTGAACAGGTTCGTTCTGGTGAATGGAAGGGTTACACTGGTAAGAAGATCACTGATGTTGTCAATATCGGTATCGGTGGTTCTGATTTGGGTCCAGTTATGGTCACTGAAGCTTTGAAGCACTACGCTGGTGTCTTGGACGTCCACTTTGTTTCCAACATTGACGGTACTCACATTGCTGAGACCTTGAAGGTTGTTGACCCAGAAACAACCTTGTTTTTGATTGCTTCTAAGACTTTCACCACCGCTGAAACTATCACTAACGCTAACACTGCTAAGAACTGGTTCTTGTCCAAGACTGGTAATGAACCATCTCACATTGCTAAGCATTTCGCTGCTTTATCTACCAACGAAACCGAAGTTGCCAAGTTCGGTATTGACACCAAGAACATGTTCGGTTTCGATAGTTGGGTTGGTGGTCGTTACTCCGTCTGGTCCGCTATTGGTTTGTCCGTTGCCTTGTACATTGGTTatgaaaactttgaagCTTTCTTAAAGGGTGCTGAGGCTGTCGACAACCACTTCACCCAAACCCCATTGGAAGACAACATTCCATTGTTGGGTGGTTTGTTATCCGTCTGGTATAACAACTTTTTCGGTGCCCAAACTCATTTAGTTGCTCCATTTGACCAATACTTGCACAGATTCCCAGCATACTTACAACAATTATCTATGGAATCTAATGGTAAATCTGTTACTAGAGGTAACGTCTTTACTGACTACTCCACTGGTTCCATTTTGTTCGGTGAGCCAGCTACTAACGCTCAAcactctttctttcaattgGTCCACCAAGGTACCAAGTTGATTCCATCAGACTTCATCTTGGCTGCTCAATCTCACAACCCAATTGAGAACAAATTACACCAAAAAATGTTGGCATCCAACTTTTTCGCTCAAGCTGAAGCTCTGATGGTCGGTAAGGACGAAGAACAAGTTAAGGCAGAAGGTGCAACTGGTGGCTTAGTCCCACACAAGGTTTTCTCTGGTAACAGACCAACTACCTCTATCTTGGCTCAAAAGATCACACCAGCCACATTGGGTGCTTTGATTGCCTACTACGAACATGTCACTTTCACTGAAGGTGCAATCTGGAACATCAACTCTTTCGATCAATGGGGTGTTGAATTGGGTAAAGTCTTGGCTAAGGTCATCGGAAAGGAATTGGACAACTCTTCTGCCATCTCCACCCATGATGCTTCTACCAACGGTTTGATCAACCAATTCAAGGAATGGATGTGA
- the AIM4 gene encoding Aim4p (similar to Saccharomyces cerevisiae AIM4 (YBR194W); ancestral locus Anc_8.550) yields MNQKKDQKSNLSEKRISKVQHLNKKKVRNQIELFPGETDTNQEETRQQAGLKSCSEAAPEHIYGHEKENGEYGRRSIFFDKDWNLKGIAPSHHRNIPYNPRTFKRRIEVRARLGNLSNIKIPNEIQNNR; encoded by the coding sequence ATGAATCAGAAAAAGGATCAAAAGAGCAATTTATCAGAAAAAAGGATATCCAAGGTTCAACATCtcaataagaaaaaggtaCGAAATCAAATTGAATTGTTCCCTGGAGAAACTGATAcaaatcaagaagaaacacGGCAGCAGGCTGGATTGAAAAGTTGTTCCGAAGCTGCTCCTGAACATATATATGGTcatgaaaaggaaaacggTGAATACGGTAGAAGaagtatattttttgataaagacTGGAATTTGAAGGGAATTGCACCATCACATCATAGAAACATTCCTTACAATCCTCGAACTTTCAAAAGACGAATCGAAGTTCGAGCTAGACTGGGAAACCTTTCGAACATTAAAATACCAAACGAAATCCAAAATAATCGTTAA
- the NTC20 gene encoding Ntc20p (similar to Saccharomyces cerevisiae NTC20 (YBR188C); ancestral locus Anc_8.556) — MPSLRDLALKRNERLDQLRIRFNQSSVTDKGGSSNLSESVNDSATVRLSDSCNTLEQETIDGEHNKVQQQSSDLKKNKQQPNTDRICETSDLKAKLAPAIEVLEKKTNEKIKGIVNRRILQEASYESDSSH, encoded by the coding sequence ATGCCCTCTCTGCGAGATTTGGCATTAAAGAGAAATGAAAGATTAGATCAGTTACGAATCCGCTTCAATCAATCGAGCGTAACAGACAAAGGGGGGTCTAGTAATTTAAGTGAATCAGTAAACGATTCAGCAACAGTTCGGTTATCTGATTCATGCAACACTCTTGAACAAGAAACTATTGATGGGGAACATAATAAGGTCCAGCAGCAATCTTCCGatctgaagaaaaataaacaacAGCCAAACACTGACAGGATCTGCGAAACTAGCGATCTCAAAGCCAAACTAGCGCCTGCTATAGAAgtgttggaaaaaaaaacaaatgaaaagattaagGGCATAGTAAATAGAAGAATATTACAGGAGGCATCTTATGAAAGTGATAGCAGTCATTGA
- the GDT1 gene encoding putative ribosome biosynthesis protein GDT1 (similar to Saccharomyces cerevisiae GDT1 (YBR187W); ancestral locus Anc_8.557), producing MAHQTEKTILLALLLMVVPVAASVADAEQSTNMGERVDFKDFLMSISMIGLSEIGDKTFLIAALMAMRHPRLLVFSAAATSLAIMTIISGVVGHSIVSFLSERYTAFLAGILFLVFGYKLAMEGLEMSKDAGVEEEMAEVEEEIAVSDINKSMGDIEKGDEAGHEKKLNNTSGGKPIVHRLRELAFYLFSPVWFQIFMMIFLGELGDRSQISIIAMATDKDYWIVIAGAVVGHAICSGLAVIGGKLLAARVSIRTITLASSLLFFIFALIYIYQAFTTQD from the coding sequence ATGGCTCACCAGACAGAAAAGACAATATTACTCGCATTGCTACTAATGGTAGTACCTGTAGCTGCGTCAGTTGCAGACGCTGAGCAGTCTACAAATATGGGAGAACGTGTggatttcaaagattttttgatgtCAATTTCTATGATTGGGCTTTCTGAAATTGGTGATAAAACCTTTTTAATTGCAGCTTTGATGGCTATGCGCCATCCAAGACTTTTGGTGTTTTCAGCAGCTGCCACATCTCTTGCCATTATGACTATCATATCTGGTGTGGTGGGTCACTCAATCGTGTCCTTTCTTTCTGAACGGTATACAGCGTTCTTAGCAGGTATTCTATTTCTCGTATTTGGTTACAAGTTGGCTATGGAAGGCTTGGAGATGTCTAAGGACGCAGgtgttgaagaagaaatggcAGAAGTGGAGGAAGAAATCGCGGTTAGCGACATCAACAAGAGCATGGGCGACATTGAAAAAGGTGACGAAGCTGGTcatgaaaagaaactaaatAACACTTCGGGTGGTAAACCTATTGTACACAGGCTTCGTGAGTTAGCATTTTACTTATTTTCACCTGTTtggtttcaaatttttatgATGATCTTTTTAGGAGAATTAGGCGATCGCTCTCAGATAAGTATCATTGCCATGGCCACTGATAAGGATTATTGGATTGTCATTGCAGGTGCAGTCGTTGGTCATGCCATTTGCTCTGGTTTAGCTGTGATCGGTGGGAAGCTATTGGCTGCAAGGGTCAGTATAAGAACCATCACACTTGCTAGTTCgttattgtttttcattttcgcgcttatctatatatatcaaGCATTCACAACCCAGGATTGA
- the MED8 gene encoding RNA polymerase II mediator complex subunit MED8 (similar to Saccharomyces cerevisiae MED8 (YBR193C); ancestral locus Anc_8.551), whose protein sequence is MSQSNGSLVPESNQGSLQEDVNFDFSGVPSQALDAVRMRLAQLTHSLRRIRDEMSKAELPQWYTLQSQLNVTLSQLVSVTSTLQHFQETLDSTVVYPLPKFPTTSHESLVTTLLRKKNIPEVDEWMKYVRETSGITPSLLKNEEIEKLLQQDKEITNWARTTFRNEYEKHDFKHEDSLSEEHTSLLVRDSKPSKAFNVDDILKFTFTGEKPTLPESTP, encoded by the coding sequence ATGTCACAATCTAATGGATCACTGGTTCCAGAAAGCAATCAAGGTTCTCTACAAGAAGATGttaattttgattttagtGGGGTACCCAGCCAGGCTTTAGACGCTGTACGTATGCGTCTAGCTCAACTGACCCATTCATTGAGAAGAATCAGGGATGAAATGTCTAAAGCAGAGTTACCACAGTGGTATACACTCCAATCACAGCTAAATGTCACATTATCGCAGCTCGTTTCTGTTACTTCCACGTTAcaacattttcaagaaacctTGGATTCTACAGTGGTTTATCCGTTACCTAAATTTCCTACCACTTCTCATGAAAGTCTAGTCACTACTCTTCTgaggaaaaagaatatccCTGAAGTGGATGAATGGATGAAATATGTGAGAGAAACCTCTGGAATAACCCCATCTTTGTTAAAGAATGAGGAAATAGAGAAACTGTTACAACAGGACAAAGAGATAACAAATTGGGCACGTACTACTTTCAGAaatgaatatgaaaagCACGATTTCAAACATGAAGACTCTTTAAGCGAAGAACATACCTCACTTCTTGTCCGAGATAGCAAGCCCTCGAAAGCTTTCAATGTGGATGATATCTTGAAGTTTACATTTACAGGAGAAAAGCCGACTCTTCCCGAGTCCACTCCCTAa